The following proteins are co-located in the Vigna angularis cultivar LongXiaoDou No.4 chromosome 2, ASM1680809v1, whole genome shotgun sequence genome:
- the LOC108326943 gene encoding zeatin O-glucosyltransferase has translation MASNGKSQSNNGLEHAEKEVVAILLPLPAQGHLNPLLHLARLIDSHNIAVHFVGTLTLIRQATLRYHSSTSNSNIHFHRFEVPPIVSPPPNLNDNAESNDFPSHLLPSFEATFQLREPFRELLQSLSSQAKRVVVVHDSLMAYVAQDATHMPNVENYTFHTSSAFYSSLHFWEEMGRPEGLHVPELIPSLEGCLPSQFVDFINTQSEFLEFSDGIIFNTNRAIEGAYIEFVEGINGGKKVWALWPFKSLAVEKKDSEGVRHSCMEWLDKQEANSVIYVSFGTTTTLKEEQIQELARGLEQSKQKFIWVLRDADKEDIFDCNGAKRHELPTGFEERVQGMGLVVRDWAPQLEILSHSSTGGFMSHCGWNSCLESLTMGKPIAAWPVHSDQPRNTILMTQVLKVGLVVKDWAKRNVVVSASVVENAVRRLIETKEGDEMRERSVRLKNAIHRSMDEVGAFIAHITK, from the coding sequence ATGGCTTCCAATGGAAAAAGCCAAAGCAATAATGGCCTTGAGCATGCAGAAAAGGAAGTGGTGGCTATTCTGCTACCTTTGCCAGCACAAGGCCATCTCAACCCACTTCTCCATCTCGCACGCCTAATTGATTCACACAACATAGCAGTCCATTTTGTTGGCACACTCACCCTCATTCGTCAGGCCACACTTCGTTACCACAGCTCCACTTCAAACTCAAACATTCATTTCCATCGCTTTGAAGTCCCTCCCATTGTTTCTCCTCCTCCCAACCTCAACGACAATGCAGAATCCAATGATTTTCCATCTCATCTACTTCCTTCCTTTGAGGCCACTTTCCAACTCAGGGAGCCTTTTCGGGAACTTCTTCAATCTCTCTCATCTCAAGCCAAAAGGGTCGTGGTCGTCCATGACTCCCTCATGGCCTATGTTGCACAAGATGCTACACACATGCCAAATGTTGAGAACTACACTTTTCACACCTCGAGTGCCTTTTACTCCTCCCTTCACTTTTGGGAGGAAATGGGAAGGCCCGAAGGCTTGCATGTCCCAGAACTGATTCCTTCTCTGGAAGGATGCTTACCAAGTCAATTCGTGGACTTCATAAATACTCAAAGTGAGTTCCTCGAATTCAGTGATGGCATCATCTTCAACACAAACAGGGCAATTGAAGGTGCTTACATTGAGTTTGTGGAGGGTATCAATGGTGGCAAGAAGGTTTGGGCTTTGTGGCCATTCAAGTCTTTAGCCGTTGAGAAGAAAGATTCAGAAGGAGTTAGGCACTCATGCATGGAGTGGCTTGATAAACAAGAGGCAAATTCAGTTATATACGTGTCTTTCGGGACAACAACAACTTTGAAGGAGGAACAAATCCAAGAGCTTGCAAGAGGCTTGGAACAAAGCAAGCAAAAGTTCATTTGGGTGCTGAGAGATGCTGATAAAGAAGACATCTTTGATTGTAATGGGGCAAAAAGGCATGAGCTTCCAACTGGGTTTGAGGAGAGAGTTCAGGGCATGGGGCTTGTTGTGAGGGATTGGGCACCCCAATTGGAAATTCTGAGCCACTCTTCAACAGGAGGGTTTATGAGTCATTGTGGATGGAACTCTTGTTTAGAGAGCCTAACCATGGGGAAGCCAATAGCAGCATGGCCTGTGCATTCTGACCAGCCAAGAAACACTATTCTGATGACACAGGTGCTCAAGGTTGGTTTGGTTGTGAAGGATTGGGCCAAAAGGAATGTGGTTGTTAGTGCTTCGG
- the LOC108327332 gene encoding uncharacterized protein LOC108327332, with protein sequence MEEALRADLLTLLQAPSARNADRQKHCKYHQNLGHDTEDYDTLKDKLEELVREGHLKRYVQEEKSREVPRKNHPRQNNQQSGGGGATSSARKRHLRNLRSVNQADVRRRSMPRIIFSDEDFHAPDPIQDDPMVITAVIAQYTGAKVLIDQGSSANIILEDLPVNEPIGRYHSSV encoded by the exons ATGGAAGAAGCTTTGCGGGCGGATCTGTTAACCTTGTTACAAGCACCCTCTGCAAGGAATGCTGATAGGCAGAAGCATTGTAAGTATCACCAAAACTTGGGGCATGACACAGAAGACTATGATACACTAAAGGATAAATTAGAGGAGCTGGTAAGAGAGGGCCACCTCAAGAGATACGTGCAGGAGGAAAAGAGCCGGGAGGTGCCAAGGAAGAATCATCCGAGGCAGAATAATCAACAATCAGGTG GAGGAGGTGCTACATCGTCAGCCCGAAAGAGGCACTTGAGAAACCTGAGAAGTGTCAATCAAGCAGATGTGAGGCGGAGGTCAATGCCGAGGATTATCTTCTCGGACGAAGATTTTCATGCTCCTGACCCTATTCAAGACGACCCGATGGTAATAACGGCAGTAATAGCCCAGTACACCGGGGCTAAGGTTTTGATAGATCAGGGAAGCTCGGCCAATATTATATTGGAAGACCTTCCAGTAAATGAACCTATCGGAAGATATCATAGTAGCGTTTAG
- the LOC108328148 gene encoding GDSL esterase/lipase WDL1 — MSGTSRPQFVLFGSSIVQFGFFGEGWAATLAHLYARKADIINRGYAGWNTRRALQVLDKVFPKDARVQPSLVIVYFGGNDSSFPDPTGFGTSVPLEEYVENMKKIINHLQSLSDTTRIIVLSAPPIDDVALNIQFARSNGKPSRTNETCRVYSEACLELCQDMNIKAVDLWTALQKVEKWQEACFIDGIHLSPVGNKVVFKEVLKVLKEADWKPSLYWKSMKNEFDEDSPYDPFFDDGRPYNNLSNWVLPDNDYWD, encoded by the exons ATGTCAGGAACCTCGAGGCCTCAGTTTGTTCTCTTCGGTTCTTCCATTGTTCAATTTGGTTTCTTCGGTGAAGGTTGGGCTGCTACTCTTGCTCACTTGTACGCTCGCAAG GCTGATATAATCAACCGAGGATACGCCGGTTGGAATACAAGGCGTGCTCTGCAGGTTCTGGACAAAGTTTTTCCCAAG GATGCCCGTGTACAACCTTCATTGGTCATCGTCTACTTTGGAGGCAATGATTCTTCGTTTCCTGACCCAACAGGATTCGGTACTTCTGTGCCTCTCGAAGAATATGTCGAGAATATGAAAAAGATCATTAACCATCTCCAG AGCCTCTCAGACACTACTCGCATTATTGTACTGAGTGCTCCTCCCATCGACGATGTAGCGCTTAACATACAATTCGCAAGAAG CAATGGGAAACCATCGAGGACGAACGAAACTTGTCGAGTGTATTCAGAGGCATGTTTGGAACTGTGTCAGGATATGAATATCAAGGCCGTTGATCTATGGACTGCTCTTCAGAAAGTGGAAAAATGGCAAGAGGCTTGTTTTAT CGATGGAATTCATCTGTCACCTGTGGGAAACAAGGTTGTGTTCAAAGAGGTATTGAAGGTTCTGAAAGAGGCAGATTGGAAGCCTAGTCTGTATTGGAAATCGATGAAAAATGAGTTTGACGAAGATTCACCGTACGATCCATTTTTTGATGATGGAAGACCATATAATAATCTTTCGAACTGGGTCCTCCCTGACAACGACTACTGGGATTAG